The following proteins are encoded in a genomic region of Candidatus Methylospira mobilis:
- a CDS encoding putative bifunctional diguanylate cyclase/phosphodiesterase yields the protein MNQAAAVTNSELELVRLTVLDRLAALLESQTRSKHTTGTVLETVYSVQSDMARNLRGFVQTQSDHASLSNSVLEVAAMCERLNDSLDVLLGERQRRLSKNSIYLRTLMSEFNSTLDRLSETLIEKDLLERQSQVLERIILSYENITQWKEFARHILADFHRIFPFNIFFIIFSEGQNISLHLYYPGQHTQAAREHAQCVLIEQILAELQLPADTPWGIEEFLIDQGETPQAIEKINTIMVSIPEHAHHLLGLLGIGYVAGRNLSAQEQTIIRSILSVMVMVVGSSKALSRTMADLEFYAAYDSLTGLHNRRYFNEMLEYEIERSSRHRHEFSILLLDLDDFKDVNDSYGHPVGDETLRGVAAIVNQHTRKGDLATRLGGDEFAILLMETGAQGARAVAEKLGIALREKTFLSPQHRHFQLTASIGIVTYPHDAGNESDLMSGVDLAMYRAKRMGKDSACALDGAEKQIGLSRGARDNVEQLRKTLLQQDKVFPYFQPIVDCRTGTIFAYETLARLQQVDGEIVTAGAFIEVIEKYGLGRQLDQIIIGKALEAHKLSGTSTKLFINLSAQEIQGRNILGYAENLCERLEISPSAVVFEILERDAIGDMGNMRRFLTMLGKKGFSFALDDFGSGYNSFHYLRELHFEFVKIDGIFVRNIIESKVDRTLVRNLSRLCRDLGILTVAEFVENEEIFSMLRDMDIDYVQGYHIGMPRAQLSPQLH from the coding sequence ATGAACCAGGCTGCTGCCGTAACCAATAGCGAACTGGAGCTTGTAAGGCTTACTGTACTGGATCGCCTGGCTGCGTTGCTGGAGAGCCAAACCCGCTCCAAGCATACTACCGGTACCGTGCTGGAGACGGTATATTCCGTACAGAGCGATATGGCGCGGAATTTGCGCGGTTTCGTGCAAACTCAGAGCGACCATGCCTCGTTGTCGAACAGCGTGCTTGAAGTGGCTGCGATGTGCGAGCGCCTAAACGACAGTCTCGACGTATTGCTTGGCGAGCGGCAGCGTAGACTGAGCAAGAACAGCATCTATTTGCGGACGCTGATGTCGGAGTTCAACAGTACGCTCGACCGCCTTTCCGAAACGCTGATAGAAAAGGATCTGCTCGAACGGCAAAGTCAGGTGCTGGAACGCATCATATTGTCATATGAGAACATAACTCAGTGGAAAGAGTTTGCTCGCCACATTCTTGCCGATTTCCATCGTATTTTTCCGTTCAATATTTTTTTCATCATCTTTTCCGAAGGGCAAAATATCTCGCTTCATTTGTATTATCCCGGCCAGCATACTCAGGCGGCGCGCGAGCACGCGCAATGCGTCCTTATCGAGCAGATTCTAGCCGAATTACAGCTTCCCGCCGATACGCCATGGGGTATCGAAGAATTTCTTATCGATCAGGGCGAAACTCCGCAAGCAATCGAAAAAATAAACACGATCATGGTTTCAATACCCGAGCATGCCCATCACCTGCTGGGGTTGCTTGGGATAGGCTATGTTGCCGGACGCAACCTGAGCGCACAGGAGCAAACCATTATTCGTTCCATTCTGTCGGTCATGGTGATGGTGGTCGGCTCCAGTAAAGCGCTGTCGCGGACCATGGCCGATCTCGAATTCTATGCGGCCTACGACTCGCTCACGGGGTTGCATAACCGCCGCTATTTCAACGAGATGCTGGAATATGAAATCGAGCGTTCCAGCCGGCATCGTCATGAATTTTCCATATTGCTGCTGGATCTGGACGACTTCAAGGACGTGAACGACTCCTATGGTCATCCGGTGGGCGACGAGACCTTGCGTGGCGTCGCTGCAATTGTAAATCAACATACCCGCAAGGGCGATTTGGCGACAAGGCTGGGAGGCGACGAGTTTGCGATTCTGCTGATGGAAACCGGTGCGCAGGGTGCGCGGGCGGTGGCGGAAAAGCTTGGGATAGCGTTGCGTGAAAAAACTTTTTTATCGCCGCAACACAGGCATTTTCAATTGACGGCTTCCATCGGCATCGTCACTTATCCGCATGATGCAGGCAATGAGTCCGATCTGATGTCCGGGGTCGATCTGGCAATGTATCGCGCCAAACGGATGGGTAAGGATAGCGCTTGCGCATTGGATGGCGCGGAGAAGCAAATCGGATTGAGCCGGGGAGCGCGCGATAACGTCGAGCAGCTGCGCAAAACCTTGCTGCAGCAGGATAAGGTATTTCCTTATTTTCAGCCTATCGTCGATTGCCGTACCGGTACAATTTTCGCCTACGAAACCTTGGCGCGCTTGCAGCAGGTTGACGGCGAAATCGTTACCGCCGGCGCATTTATCGAGGTTATCGAAAAATACGGTCTGGGACGTCAGCTTGACCAGATCATTATCGGCAAGGCGTTGGAAGCCCACAAACTCAGCGGCACTTCGACCAAACTGTTCATCAATCTCTCGGCGCAGGAAATACAGGGGCGCAATATTCTTGGATACGCCGAAAACTTGTGCGAGCGGCTGGAAATTTCACCCAGTGCGGTGGTATTCGAGATTTTGGAGCGTGACGCGATAGGCGATATGGGCAATATGCGCAGGTTTCTCACCATGCTGGGTAAAAAGGGTTTTTCTTTCGCGCTGGATGATTTTGGCAGCGGCTACAATTCCTTTCACTATTTGCGCGAGCTGCACTTCGAGTTCGTCAAAATCGATGGGATTTTTGTTCGCAATATTATCGAGTCCAAGGTAGACAGAACGCTGGTTCGCAATCTGTCGCGCCTGTGCCGGGATCTAGGCATACTCACTGTTGCCGAATTTGTTGAAAATGAAGAGATTTTCAGCATGCTACGCGATATGGATATCGATTATGTACAGGGATACCACATCGGCATGCCGCGTGCGCAGCTCTCGCCGCAACTCCATTAA
- a CDS encoding methyl-accepting chemotaxis protein yields MRNNQPVTKQELIVPSDITIISETDLKGHITYINDDFVRVSGFSEKELLGKAHNIVRHPDMPREAFEDLWKTLKRGQSWMGVVKNRCKNGDYYWIHSFVAPRRENGRIVGFLSVRTAATRLQIERAEDFYRRIEQKQTNGFRLNRGRVERTHFQSLPSWWSNLSIRARVLSGIGLNVVFYAFVAYYADSIMHATDQSARGLDEKLLLIFASAGLLITTGLGLSLLRSLTLRLSSMAQLVDRITEGNYRNAIEIKTDYEIDQVLDSIKSMQGNFDAAMHKTKRLAEQNQRIRNALDWSAAGTMIVDNDATIIYQNKAQIEIFQKAEHDLRACFPAFDPTQLVGKSIDIFHKNPDYQRNMIANLTQPETLDITMGARTFKLTVAPVLNEAGERLGISAGWVDRTSELVIEREVNEIVKAAVAGNFNQRIDSQGKEGFLKQLSEDINRLMEVSSCGLNEVVRVLEALARGDLTEKITNEYTGIFGQLKDDMNKTVAKLSTIIYQICDSAESIDIASREIASGNSDLSSRTEQQAANLEQTAASMDELTGTVKQNAQNALHANQLAAGASDIATKGGVVVKQAVVTMNEISASSKKIADIIGIIDGLAFQTNILALNAAVEAARAGEQGRGFAVVASEVRSLAQRSATAAREIKALIEDSVSKVTSGSKLVDEAGRTMDDVVGAIQRVAGIMGEITAASNEQSAGIEQVSRAIAQMDEATQQNSALVEEAAAAAVSLGEQTQLLDKSVHAFTLA; encoded by the coding sequence GTGCGCAACAACCAGCCCGTTACAAAGCAGGAACTGATCGTTCCCTCAGATATCACCATCATTTCTGAAACCGATCTCAAAGGACATATTACTTATATTAATGATGATTTTGTCCGTGTCAGCGGTTTTTCCGAAAAGGAACTGCTTGGTAAAGCGCATAATATTGTCCGGCACCCTGATATGCCAAGAGAGGCGTTCGAAGATTTGTGGAAGACCCTAAAGCGAGGTCAATCCTGGATGGGAGTCGTGAAAAATCGCTGCAAGAACGGCGATTACTATTGGATACATTCCTTTGTGGCGCCTCGGCGCGAAAATGGCCGGATCGTCGGGTTCTTGTCGGTGCGTACCGCAGCTACGCGCCTGCAAATCGAACGAGCGGAAGATTTTTATCGCCGTATCGAACAAAAGCAGACCAATGGGTTCCGGCTTAATCGCGGCAGGGTGGAGCGCACGCATTTTCAATCGCTGCCGTCGTGGTGGTCCAATCTGTCGATACGCGCCCGTGTGCTGAGCGGAATTGGACTGAACGTGGTTTTCTATGCATTCGTGGCGTATTACGCCGATTCGATTATGCATGCTACGGACCAATCCGCTCGCGGGCTAGACGAGAAGCTGCTATTGATTTTCGCCTCGGCCGGTTTACTGATAACAACCGGTCTGGGTTTGTCGCTATTGCGTTCCCTGACTTTGCGTTTGAGTTCGATGGCGCAACTGGTGGATCGAATTACAGAAGGAAATTACCGTAACGCTATCGAAATTAAAACCGATTACGAAATAGATCAGGTGCTGGACAGCATCAAGTCCATGCAGGGGAACTTCGATGCGGCCATGCATAAAACCAAACGCCTTGCGGAACAAAACCAGCGTATCCGCAATGCGCTCGACTGGTCGGCGGCCGGAACCATGATTGTGGATAACGACGCCACTATCATTTATCAGAACAAGGCGCAGATCGAAATTTTTCAGAAGGCCGAGCACGATTTACGCGCCTGTTTTCCTGCTTTCGACCCGACGCAACTGGTCGGCAAGAGTATCGATATATTCCACAAAAACCCCGATTATCAGCGCAATATGATCGCAAATTTGACTCAGCCCGAAACCCTTGACATCACCATGGGCGCGCGCACCTTCAAGCTGACGGTTGCCCCGGTTCTTAATGAGGCCGGAGAACGGCTGGGCATTTCGGCGGGTTGGGTCGATCGCACCAGCGAACTGGTCATCGAACGCGAAGTGAACGAAATCGTTAAAGCGGCGGTCGCCGGCAATTTCAATCAGCGTATCGACTCGCAAGGCAAGGAAGGCTTTCTTAAGCAGCTTTCCGAAGATATCAATCGTTTGATGGAAGTCAGTTCGTGCGGACTCAACGAAGTTGTGCGCGTATTGGAAGCGCTGGCGCGAGGAGATTTGACCGAGAAAATAACCAATGAATATACAGGCATATTCGGCCAGTTGAAGGATGACATGAACAAGACGGTGGCTAAACTCAGTACGATCATCTACCAGATTTGCGATTCGGCAGAGTCCATCGATATTGCGTCCAGGGAAATTGCAAGCGGGAACAGCGATCTCTCCAGCCGTACCGAGCAGCAGGCCGCAAATCTCGAGCAAACCGCCGCGTCCATGGACGAATTGACCGGGACGGTAAAACAAAACGCGCAAAATGCCCTGCATGCCAATCAGCTGGCGGCGGGTGCATCGGATATTGCGACCAAGGGCGGCGTTGTTGTTAAACAGGCGGTAGTGACAATGAACGAGATTTCCGCGTCGTCGAAGAAAATCGCCGACATTATCGGCATTATCGACGGACTTGCTTTCCAGACCAATATTCTTGCGCTCAACGCCGCTGTGGAAGCAGCGCGCGCCGGCGAGCAGGGGCGCGGATTCGCCGTGGTGGCAAGCGAGGTTAGAAGCCTCGCTCAACGCAGCGCTACCGCGGCCAGAGAAATCAAGGCGCTGATCGAAGATTCGGTGAGCAAGGTTACTTCGGGTTCAAAACTGGTAGATGAAGCAGGGCGCACGATGGACGATGTAGTCGGCGCTATTCAACGCGTTGCCGGCATCATGGGCGAGATTACGGCGGCAAGCAATGAGCAGTCAGCGGGTATAGAACAGGTGAGCCGGGCGATCGCGCAGATGGACGAGGCTACCCAGCAGAATTCGGCGCTCGTGGAAGAAGCGGCTGCGGCAGCCGTAAGTCTGGGAGAGCAAACGCAGCTCCTTGACAAGTCGGTACATGCGTTCACGCTTGCGTAG
- a CDS encoding helix-turn-helix domain-containing protein, producing MSLRVFTPSRLLQSYVTAIWDYDNLLGGGNQALSILPDTATYLCFLYADLLTTVHKERIYTTRSGLAGFQSFRSDLGALGQVSGVSARLTPWGVNVFCRGIVRDCAERRVDCRDIFPKYAIEKIEDNLSLKRTACERVQCVESFLLSMLNRNNEDALIQTACRELDRVNGNYPLAKLARTLGLTKRTFERRFQMHIGATPKKYARIVRLRNAILQRNKLSNWAEVAYAAGYYDQSHMIHDFHELYGLSPESIYPQMEASRTIRFSGLLNLYRGER from the coding sequence ATGAGTTTAAGAGTTTTTACCCCATCGCGTTTGCTGCAATCTTATGTTACGGCGATTTGGGACTATGATAATTTATTGGGCGGTGGCAACCAGGCGCTTTCCATCCTTCCGGATACCGCGACGTATTTATGTTTTTTATATGCCGACTTGCTAACTACCGTACACAAGGAGAGAATTTACACAACCCGGAGCGGACTTGCCGGTTTCCAGAGTTTTCGAAGCGATCTTGGCGCTTTAGGACAAGTTTCTGGGGTTTCCGCGCGTCTTACCCCCTGGGGGGTGAATGTGTTTTGTCGCGGCATCGTAAGAGATTGCGCCGAACGGCGTGTCGACTGCCGGGATATTTTCCCCAAATATGCCATAGAAAAAATCGAAGATAATTTGTCTCTTAAAAGAACCGCCTGCGAGCGTGTTCAGTGCGTCGAGAGCTTTTTGCTTTCCATGTTGAATCGGAACAATGAGGATGCGCTGATTCAAACAGCGTGCAGGGAGCTGGACAGGGTCAACGGTAATTATCCGCTTGCGAAGCTGGCGCGAACTCTCGGTTTGACCAAACGCACGTTCGAACGGCGCTTTCAAATGCATATCGGCGCTACGCCGAAAAAATATGCCCGTATCGTACGCTTGCGCAACGCGATCCTGCAGCGTAACAAGCTTTCAAACTGGGCGGAAGTGGCGTACGCGGCGGGTTACTACGATCAGTCGCATATGATACACGACTTTCACGAGCTTTACGGACTGTCGCCCGAGTCCATTTATCCACAGATGGAAGCATCCCGTACCATACGGTTTTCCGGATTATTGAATCTATACCGGGGTGAGCGTTAA
- a CDS encoding SRPBCC family protein, which yields MTKQAITKKFNVPAEAVWAAIRNIGRLDVWFPFIDTCRVEGEGAGALRYMTIAGGGEIKDTIEEINDERMTLTYLRPVSPFPVSYYKGTVEVFKSYDGLGVVVWTIEFESQPDEAASVAELVYGAISDGLDGMEKDLQSA from the coding sequence ATGACTAAGCAAGCAATTACAAAAAAATTCAATGTGCCGGCGGAAGCGGTTTGGGCCGCGATCCGCAACATAGGAAGGCTCGATGTCTGGTTCCCGTTCATTGACACCTGCAGAGTGGAAGGAGAGGGCGCGGGCGCGTTGCGATATATGACCATAGCTGGCGGCGGCGAGATAAAGGACACGATTGAAGAGATTAATGACGAGCGCATGACGTTGACATATCTTCGGCCCGTATCTCCGTTCCCGGTAAGTTATTACAAAGGGACGGTAGAAGTCTTTAAGTCTTATGACGGTTTGGGTGTTGTGGTTTGGACTATTGAATTCGAGTCGCAGCCTGACGAAGCCGCATCCGTAGCGGAACTGGTATACGGCGCTATCAGCGATGGTTTGGACGGTATGGAAAAAGATCTCCAGTCCGCATAG
- a CDS encoding arsenate reductase ArsC: MTDKTLNVLFLCHGNSARSIMAEALLNALGNSRFLAYSAGSHPTGAVDPFALERLAKEGIPAESARSKDWSEFAQTGAPHMDFVITVCDRTAGEACPVWPGKPITAHWGVIDPVAYSGSDDQKRLEFGKVFGILHRRLSLFTSLNTSSLKQLALEQKLREIGQTG, encoded by the coding sequence ATGACCGACAAAACTCTCAATGTCCTGTTTTTATGCCACGGCAATTCGGCGCGCAGCATTATGGCGGAAGCCTTGCTCAACGCATTGGGCAATAGCCGTTTCCTCGCATATAGCGCGGGGAGCCATCCCACGGGAGCGGTTGATCCCTTCGCGCTGGAAAGACTGGCAAAAGAGGGGATTCCCGCCGAAAGCGCCAGAAGCAAGGATTGGAGTGAGTTTGCACAAACCGGCGCGCCGCACATGGATTTCGTCATCACGGTTTGCGACCGGACTGCCGGAGAAGCTTGCCCGGTCTGGCCCGGAAAACCGATCACCGCGCATTGGGGAGTAATCGATCCCGTAGCGTATAGCGGTTCCGACGATCAGAAACGTCTGGAGTTCGGCAAGGTTTTCGGCATACTTCATCGGCGTCTTTCCTTGTTTACCAGCCTGAATACTTCGAGTTTGAAACAGCTTGCTTTGGAGCAAAAGCTACGCGAAATCGGACAAACGGGCTGA
- the rsxD gene encoding electron transport complex subunit RsxD encodes MLFKTSSGPFQNSDNSVSRIMRRVIYALIPGVLAQYLIFGPGVIVNIGIAVLTASMAEAMVLGLRKRPILPALSDYSAILTALLLAIALPAHAPFWVTVFGTLFAIVIGKQLYGGIGYNPFNPAMLGYAVLLISFPRQMTAWQAPWEIAAQHPGLREAFEHIIGLHTLTADALGQATPLDHFKTQLGLAKSPDEIQSASIYAGLAGKGWQSVNLCYLAGGLWLLKKGVIGWQIPAGFLAGLFFPALFFFLLDAAHYPTPLFHLFGGATMLGAFFIATDPVTAAVTVRGRLIYGVLAGVLVFTIRSWGGYPDGVAFAVLLMNLAAPTIDNYTRPRVYGHERA; translated from the coding sequence ATGCTATTCAAAACTTCATCCGGGCCGTTCCAGAACAGCGACAACTCCGTCAGCCGGATCATGCGCCGGGTCATTTATGCATTGATACCGGGAGTACTGGCCCAGTACCTGATTTTCGGCCCCGGCGTTATCGTCAATATCGGCATTGCGGTGCTGACGGCGTCGATGGCCGAGGCGATGGTGCTGGGGTTGCGCAAACGGCCCATACTGCCGGCGCTGTCCGACTACAGCGCAATTTTGACGGCGCTGCTGCTGGCGATAGCGCTGCCGGCCCATGCGCCGTTCTGGGTTACCGTGTTCGGAACGCTGTTCGCCATCGTGATCGGCAAGCAGCTTTACGGCGGCATCGGCTATAACCCGTTCAACCCGGCGATGCTCGGCTATGCGGTGCTGCTGATTTCGTTTCCTCGACAAATGACCGCGTGGCAGGCGCCATGGGAAATCGCCGCGCAGCATCCCGGCTTGCGCGAGGCTTTCGAGCATATCATCGGTCTGCATACGCTGACGGCGGACGCGCTGGGACAGGCGACGCCGCTCGACCATTTCAAAACCCAGCTGGGACTTGCCAAAAGTCCGGACGAGATTCAATCCGCGTCTATCTATGCCGGACTCGCCGGAAAAGGCTGGCAAAGCGTCAACCTGTGCTATCTGGCCGGCGGACTCTGGCTGTTGAAAAAAGGCGTGATCGGCTGGCAGATTCCGGCGGGATTTCTGGCCGGGCTGTTTTTCCCGGCGCTGTTTTTTTTCCTGCTGGATGCGGCACACTATCCAACTCCGCTGTTCCATTTATTCGGCGGCGCCACCATGCTCGGCGCGTTTTTCATCGCCACCGACCCGGTGACCGCGGCAGTCACTGTGCGCGGACGCCTGATCTACGGCGTATTGGCGGGCGTGCTGGTTTTCACCATACGCAGTTGGGGCGGTTATCCGGACGGCGTCGCGTTTGCGGTGCTGTTGATGAATCTGGCTGCCCCGACCATAGACAACTACACGCGTCCGCGCGTATACGGACACGAGCGCGCATGA
- the rsxG gene encoding electron transport complex subunit RsxG: MKPLRLILDVLRRVEGMIVLLRSRLSPYPIVLAAVMLGLFSLIAFGLVSVLHHGTEGRIVGNHRASVLHKLQEILPPDRYDNDILSDVMDIDEPSLDARHPVTVYRTRKQGQPVAAVLLPTAPDGYSGDIRLMVAIYSNGELAGVRVISHKETPGLGDPVDERKSDWIRAFSGLSFEKLEAALWRVKKDGGAFDQFTGATVTPRAVVKQIKNTLDYFSANKDKLFQLPAEPIEDTVIDSP, translated from the coding sequence ATGAAACCGTTACGCTTAATTCTGGATGTATTGCGGCGGGTCGAGGGGATGATCGTCCTGCTGCGATCGCGGCTGTCGCCATACCCCATCGTCCTTGCCGCAGTCATGCTCGGCCTGTTCTCGCTGATCGCCTTCGGGCTGGTATCTGTGCTGCATCACGGCACCGAAGGGCGTATCGTCGGCAATCACCGCGCATCGGTACTGCACAAACTGCAGGAAATATTGCCGCCGGATCGTTACGACAACGATATCCTCAGCGACGTGATGGATATCGATGAACCGAGCCTGGATGCGCGCCATCCGGTTACGGTCTATCGCACGCGCAAGCAGGGTCAGCCGGTCGCCGCAGTGCTGCTGCCGACCGCGCCGGACGGCTATAGCGGCGATATTCGGCTGATGGTGGCGATATACAGCAACGGCGAACTGGCTGGCGTACGGGTGATTTCGCATAAGGAAACGCCCGGTCTCGGCGACCCGGTCGATGAGCGCAAATCCGACTGGATACGCGCGTTCAGCGGCTTGTCGTTCGAAAAGCTGGAGGCGGCGCTATGGCGCGTTAAAAAAGACGGCGGCGCTTTCGACCAGTTTACCGGCGCGACCGTCACCCCGCGCGCGGTGGTCAAACAGATCAAAAATACCTTGGACTACTTCAGCGCCAACAAGGATAAACTATTCCAATTGCCGGCAGAGCCGATAGAGGACACCGTCATTGACTCACCCTGA
- a CDS encoding electron transport complex subunit E produces MTHPDPSPSNPIQAAALPLKQALTPERRTDYRHIAFDGLWKNNQAFVALLGLCPLLAVSNSVVNSIGLGLATTFALVFSNTIVSLIRNVVDQEIRLPVFVLVIAANVTCIELLMNAFFHDLYRVLGIFIPLIVTNCAIIGRAEAFASRTTVDRAALDGLFMGLGFALVLIALGALREVLGLGTLLNGAELMFGESARNWTITVIAPYEGFLLAVLPPGAFIGLGLLIAVKNVIDEKSVNKSNKSEKTSNSQFKILLK; encoded by the coding sequence TTGACTCACCCTGACCCATCGCCTTCGAATCCGATTCAGGCCGCCGCGTTGCCTTTAAAACAAGCGTTGACGCCGGAACGCAGAACGGATTACCGCCATATCGCCTTCGACGGCTTATGGAAAAATAATCAGGCTTTCGTCGCGCTGCTCGGACTGTGTCCGTTGCTGGCGGTCAGCAACTCGGTGGTCAACAGCATCGGGCTGGGGCTGGCGACCACGTTTGCGCTGGTTTTTTCCAATACCATTGTTTCGCTGATACGCAACGTGGTCGATCAGGAAATCCGCCTGCCGGTATTCGTGCTGGTCATCGCCGCCAATGTAACCTGTATCGAATTGCTGATGAATGCCTTTTTCCACGACCTGTATCGCGTATTGGGTATATTCATCCCGTTGATCGTTACCAACTGCGCGATTATCGGGCGCGCGGAAGCGTTCGCATCGCGCACCACGGTCGACAGGGCTGCGCTGGATGGGCTGTTCATGGGGCTGGGCTTTGCTCTGGTGCTGATTGCTCTGGGCGCATTGCGCGAAGTGCTCGGCCTCGGTACGCTGCTGAACGGCGCTGAACTGATGTTCGGCGAATCCGCCAGAAACTGGACTATTACCGTCATTGCGCCTTACGAGGGGTTTCTGCTTGCCGTTTTGCCTCCCGGTGCATTCATCGGTTTGGGGCTGCTGATCGCAGTGAAGAATGTCATTGATGAAAAAAGCGTAAATAAATCAAACAAAAGCGAAAAAACAAGCAATTCCCAATTTAAAATCCTGCTAAAATAA
- the avs1a gene encoding AVAST type 1 anti-phage system MBL fold metallo-hydrolase Avs1a, which produces MPYLKMYPAKNGDAFLITENMTKPTAILIDGGYAATFQTYIAPDITHLKQLGYSLDLVVATHIDADHIAGLLEFFKLNGNSQAPKIIGVKNVWHNSLRSFAPTSEADVNLTLDDKDLLVEIRRRGYPMPAGIEVEPVEISARQGSSLAALLLGGGYRWNTGDGTQSINSSETSLFELQSDIRLRVIGPSVIRLEELQRSWITELQRMSFTGKIGPNDVFDDAFEFLCAFEDLRAAVGSEPTAISASINRCLDQAYQADNSVTNGSSIALIIEVGASRLLFLGDSWAEDIEAAIRTLPKATFPMIFDAIKISHHGSLHNTSPALLELIDSPIFLISSSGERHNHPDLEVLKEIVDRPSAFRRHMYFNYTTPASQKMCNYTDKSGAEFSIYEDATDWIKIGVSQQ; this is translated from the coding sequence ATGCCGTATTTAAAAATGTATCCCGCCAAAAATGGTGACGCGTTCTTGATTACAGAGAACATGACCAAACCGACAGCGATCCTTATTGATGGTGGCTATGCGGCTACATTCCAAACGTACATTGCTCCAGACATAACACACCTGAAACAACTTGGTTACTCCTTGGATTTGGTCGTAGCGACACACATTGACGCTGATCATATTGCTGGATTACTTGAGTTTTTCAAGCTAAATGGTAATTCTCAAGCCCCAAAGATCATTGGAGTAAAAAATGTGTGGCACAACAGCCTACGGAGCTTTGCTCCCACGTCTGAGGCAGACGTTAATCTGACACTCGATGACAAAGACCTGCTTGTCGAAATTCGTCGACGAGGTTACCCGATGCCTGCTGGAATCGAAGTAGAACCGGTCGAAATCAGCGCCCGGCAGGGTAGCTCTTTGGCGGCCTTGTTGCTCGGCGGCGGTTATCGCTGGAATACAGGAGACGGCACCCAAAGCATCAATTCCTCCGAAACTTCGCTTTTCGAACTTCAATCAGATATCCGACTAAGGGTGATTGGCCCTTCGGTAATCCGATTGGAGGAACTCCAACGTAGTTGGATTACAGAGCTGCAACGAATGAGCTTCACCGGAAAAATCGGACCAAACGATGTTTTCGACGACGCGTTTGAGTTCCTTTGCGCATTTGAAGATCTTCGGGCAGCCGTAGGCAGCGAACCGACCGCGATTAGCGCATCAATAAACCGTTGCCTAGATCAAGCCTATCAGGCTGATAACTCCGTGACGAATGGCAGCTCAATCGCGCTAATTATCGAAGTCGGCGCATCGCGACTGCTTTTCCTAGGCGACTCATGGGCCGAAGACATAGAGGCGGCGATTCGGACATTGCCGAAAGCAACCTTTCCGATGATCTTCGATGCGATCAAGATTTCACACCATGGCAGTCTCCACAATACCAGTCCGGCGCTTCTAGAACTGATCGATTCCCCTATCTTTTTGATTTCTTCCAGTGGTGAACGTCACAACCATCCCGACTTGGAAGTTCTGAAGGAAATCGTTGACCGGCCATCAGCTTTTAGGCGGCATATGTATTTTAACTACACTACGCCTGCATCTCAGAAAATGTGCAATTACACTGACAAATCCGGAGCGGAATTCTCAATTTACGAAGACGCTACCGATTGGATCAAGATCGGAGTGAGCCAACAATGA